tgataaTTGTGActggatatattaaataaattcatgcacTCTGCCGAAAAGTGTAGTGAGAAATTGTGAGCATTTGCTCCATTTTAGTTCATTAAcggaaaaatatttcgtaaattttgatataagattaattaattaatctcataaaaatgctttcacctatttattttatcaatatatcaaattatatattgcaacttaatttttttaactaatagcaatatttctttataaatcaaataaaatgtccGATGGGACAAGTTATAACCACATGTTTCCATCATGTTAGACTTGTTCGTTTGCTTTAATTCAACCCATGCCAAACACTTTATTCTTGTTGAAGTAAAGTAATTCATGAACAGTTGCAAAGAGAAGGAATGAATTTACAAAGAAATGGCAGAACGGAAAAGAAATGCATTGTAAATACACGACCGCGTTTTAAAGGAAAACACATATCTAAACACAAAAAAAGCAGCACtcagacatttttttagaaatatttattttaaattcaaatcaaaatcgcAACCATCATTTTCCTGACGCCTCTTCTAatcatatcatatataaaaaaaacaataacccTTGACGGCAGCGGCGAATCTCGCTAATCGTTTACGCAGACGCCACCAATGGCGGCCAAACATCACACGCACGTTTACattacactcccgagtatccgaggccgaagttctatgaactcatttcttaaCCCACTGATACCAGATGATAatccaagcagcaaaagatcgttggccaaccattggccaagcatcgccccacggaacgagcgagattggggcgagatcgcctccgatctcgccccgacattgatCATGTCCCCCGGCAgttcgccgcgcgatggtcgccccgacttgttttcgacgaattcgccgatcctttggcgacttgttattatcacgggcgacgttataccaagcatttcgcgacctgttttatcaatgggcgacccaataccaatcatttccccatgtgttttaacaatcggcgacccaatatcAATCATTTCCCCacgtgttttagcaatgggcgacccaataccaatcatttccccatgtattttagcaatgggcaaccaaatacCAATcattaggcaatttatttctgaacacttgctggtgtcaaattgaaatattagtttaatggttattcaattttctcaaactctagaaactagtgtcataatatttaaaactatcatactttcaaaattttgtcaaaagactgaaaatacgagatattttgaatagtttacttttcttttttacctattaataatagtgtttgttacttattttgataaatttaaaattccataaaatacttgcttttgataaaaaattcatggaaaatgtcattctaacaattcttccaactttttttaactattattatagcatagattttaccacaatcttaccctataaaatgtttaaatgacatttttttactgctcttttaaaaaataaacaaatgttaaaattatctgaaataattttaaatttgatcccctgaacatctatctacatataagatttatttccttcattcctatttattttcattgtttaatggaTGGGAAGAAATagcataatcatagtttcaataatataattaatcagtatgattttaactgatattagaaatttaaaagtacatgtattatatatattgcctatatcatctgtttttaaaagctattttataaaaattcgaaacagaaaaatatataattcttattaaaaaaatattttttttactatacacacttttatattgcttaatgtgagtaataaacaaataattcctaaagaataatgaataaaacacaaattcctattttaacaccctaaaatttaatgcattggttaaaaatagtttaaaacactaaattatataattcctattatatgtttcttcaatagaaaatattttacaagcacaaattaataagttacttcaaatttctaatattttcataatttatgtttagtgaggtttagattcgtagcaaaataaccaaatttgatctatgttaaaccccgaatatttcacaaatatgtttcataaaaattccatatacaaaaatgtaatgcttctttcaattttactgattctatttactattgactttacaaaattacttcatgaagaaattttatacctcattataaattttagtgttagctaatgtccaatagataacattttacaagcacaaaataataatttacttcaaatttctaatattttttttgttatctatgattagtttggttttatggcacaggaattaaatttgatctttgattaacactgaatatttctcaaaaattccatacacaaaaatgcagcacttctttcaattctacaaaattccttatatttactattaacatgcaaagttacTTCAAGtcgtagaaattttacacattataaatgttagtgtcagttgatgtccaacatataacattttacaagcacaaattaataatttacttcaaatttctaatattttcttgatctatagttagttgtttggttttgtagtacaagaaccaaatttaattaatgattaacactgaatatttcacaaaaattccatacccaaacatggaacacttcttcccattataggaaattttatttactattaatttacagagttacttcatattgcattaattttaaacctcattataaatgttagtgtattcaataaacaacaatttacaagcacaaacttacttctcatttaataacttatttcaaatttctaatattttcataatttatgtttagtgaggtttagatttgtggcaaaataaccaaattttatctatgattaactctgaatatttgaaaaatatgtttcacaaaaatacaacacttctttcacttatacgaaatcttatttattattaacttacaaagttactttatagtgtagaaattttatacctcattacaaatgtccaattgataacattttacaagcacaaattaacaatttacttcaaatttctaatttttttaaatctatgattagtttggctttgtttcatggcacaagaaccaaatttgatctaggattctttgaatatttcagaaaaactccatacctaaaactgtaaacactactttcaattttacaaaatttctttagacaaatatttttttaattattatttttcccctctttatttttaggagaaaagaaaaacaactatgcaaaacaatttatttacaaagaccttctttaaataatattttagaaatacaaagtaaaataataatttacttgaaattttttactgaattttctgtaatgacttatacacccaagcaaaatcctgaaactatgacttataatttacaagaataaataatattgacacaaagtcatttataaaaaaattatttaaactttatttattatgtaatacttgaagagtttgaaatttctataaatccacacacatttatataaatattatatatatgtataactgaatcttcagctacatataaagaattatacatttatttatacatttcatttttcctttttgattacatttgatgaacctagaaaacaattataatagtaattgagatttcgcttcatttaaaagtacaaataaaacatttgttgacaattggagatgagtaattaacaagcgaaAGTCTtgtagaacttcataagcataatatttttgttctgatactggactgtgtaagcaaactttataataatgtttaagataataaagaaaaaaaaaactcaaactaatgggagtaaaatttatgttactgttttatgaaatgtgaaataatttgaaactattcatataagagtactcaaaagtgcctgcataatctcaagttttaaagatttttttttattttttgaagtttaaaataaatacattctgctaaacttttttttagcctcatgtcaaaataaaaataattacacaaatgttatttcaataccaaaatataaaaatgttatttaatactttattaaacttctttcatagaaaaattgtaaatgaaaaggaaaattaactaagctaaatagaattaaaatcacttgaattgtcagtctaaaaaaataatgaggttgccattaaaaaaaatttattcaaattatatagaaaaataaaagttgtacaaaacaaaatttatgcctttctaattaaggcaaataagttttcagataaaaaaaaaatcagaaattaaaatttacctacttgttattcaagcctatcacattgcaacattttgaagttttactacatttttcacgaaaagacattagatattttggcactttaacacatacatctgataaatccttgattgcttccactgctctgagtaattgcaactgaccagagagaaattttgtgatttggaatatcttcaattctaaacaagttcttaggatataaagtgaattgggacatataattgtctcacatataattgttttaaatttccttctgatgttccaagtaggtagaaaccatactccgtcacattaattataacttccaatattttgctcttttttgaagtcaggaatagaaacttgcacagttgtttccaaaaaaatagtgagaaaaattttttttgtttatatttatagataaattttaaaatttattttatctttaattgcattttcagttttgaaacaaaggttgcacaaaatttttatttcattgaatgagagatgtatttcatactttgccaggttgtcatttggcattctatagaatgcttagaaaatgtatgaaatacaaattgtttcatacattactggcttgttttaggcattatatacaatgcttgggcattctatagaatactggatttcatattttgctgttaatacatataaagaattatacatatacttttcttcaagttcactcttctttttgcagatttgatgaacctaaaaaacatattccttaattagaataatgattgagctttcacttcttttaaaagtacaaataaaatatttgttgacaattggagatatgtaatcaAGGagtaaaagtcttatagaacttcataagcttgataatgttttcaatctgataatgaactatataggcaaatattataataatgtttaggacaatagagaaaaatattataaactaatgggtgtaaaatttatgttactatttcatgaaaggtgaaataattataaactattcacataagagtattgaaatataactacataattgctagttttaaagatttttttttttttttttgaaatttacaataaatatattctgctaatctaacataagaacgcaatttaatatttttttaaaacttttttcattagaaattgttgttaacaaaaggaaaggcattgtaaatgaaatgcaaaaatatctgcaataatttaagaacacacacaaaaaaaaagaaaagaaataaaatcccttgaaaagaatacaaacaagaaaagaaatgataatggtcgcttacgcctaacgctaataatatcacgtgcaactccatgtttcaggtaagcaacaagttcgaacggcttcaacaaaaataaaaatttttattcactatttagaataaataatatattatttacaaatatataataataaatactttacacttaccaagtttcttgaaatgacagaaCGTTGCTGCttcaatttcaaaatccaatacacgccaggtgattcatgggaaatttctaaaatatgttcgcatagcgccgccTAGGAAAaacaactttcccgacatcgaggcgactatgggccgattgctttgagccggtctttttcactaagtcgccgtaggagttcgccccgatgaaaaagcgatcttcagaggcgacagaaaaaaatatggtcagaatccgatgtcgcgtcaatgcaaaggtgacattggcaaaatacgggcggtGTATATCAGATggatgcgatgcttggccaatcgtttagcgacttctcttgctgcttgggaaAGTTTCTATACCAAAACTCACGGTTATAatgcgtattttctcacttcttatcgAGTAttcatagtttttctttttattccaattCCACTAACTTGTGCAATACACCACTTTTCAATttctgagcatttttttttccagctccCCGCTGTACTTTTCCCAACTCCTAACTTTAAAGAGTTGAAACGTATTTGAGTGTATTGAGtacgaaaaacatatttctggaaaatgtccacCTGTctgtgtgacaaagataactcaaaaatactttgagctacggagataaaatttggtatatgttcttCGCATCAAATTTGAAGCTatcaaatttagagcaaaatccgctgagaggaagtctgtctatccgactgttcgattacaatttaaaatgataactacaaaatgaagaaagctagttagataaaattcagtacacagaatTGACATCTAAAGTACAGACACATGTTAAACTTTTAGCCGAATTCAATAAGGTTTAACTATCCTACTCTCTGTATTTtgagaaacatataaacataataattcaaaaacgtagtgattcaaatatatcaaatttggtatgggattttgtgactgcaagtactgttttgtatcaaatttctgCTTCAATCGGTAgaggaaaacgtgtctaaaacgcaAAATCGATTTTAAGATACCATTAAAGAGAGATAAATCGTCAAATTATTCGccaagattcagtaaaaatgtttaattcacgtcaaaagttaataatttgtaACTAATTCACGCCAATACCAAGTAAGAGGTTTTATGGTATGACAAAtacattagagagtatgcgacaAAGTTTTACGGGAAACCATTATTACTGGTTTCAAATCACTTTTTtacaaatgtcaaaatatttaacaatgggAGAAAATTCAAGGgcagcatttgaataaaaatgtaaattaagagtGGGAGAAAGAGGAAGAATcggatttaattaatatttaattgatttctaattaaatgtaaaaattattatgagttattttgaagctaaattagagaaattgtgcTTGCCCGTCTGACAGATTTGACCCCttaggggctcaccttctttagatTACGGGCTTCCCAATCCCGAGTACCCAGGGATTTTTACACCCTTCATTTTTACACTCCCCTACGTCTTTTACTGTCGGCTTGATCCTTCCATCTCTCGACGACAagtgagggagctctccatgagaagctatcgtcgctctgtttgcttcttgcttctcaagGACAGCCGAAAATCCCACGTGTTGGCGTGCGTGGCGATCCATTGGACAGGTGGtacactgtggtccccggtgtatcaatcggctggttcCTAACCACCtgagtggttagtctgctagggatcaagcgagggggttactccttgggcttggcgttaagggtggtcactgtccccgggggttaACTCCGCCCGTATAGGTTCCGACTAGCactaaggtaagtgccgaggctggggaTGGCCAGAGCCAATGGCTGCCTTTCCGTATTGGGCTCCGTGGTGAGTGGTGCCGTTGGGCCTGAATACCATTCGATATCGTATGGGTTTTAAAAgttctcccttcagtgggcgacATATTGTTTCGAacaaaactttgaattattttgacacatttcatgttataaaaatataaccttCTGATGAATCATTTCATACCGTATCGCCTTTCATAGTCGAAAAAAGTCTTTCAGGACAACTTGGCAAAGTCGTATAAGTTCGGAAGCTTCGTTCTGTTGAAGTTAATTCTCAAACGCAGATCAAACAGATAGTAAAAATGAAGAACCTTGCATCTATTCTCAGATCTGCCTCAGCTCATTCTACTTTAACGTCGTCAAACGGAGTTGTGACTTGTGGTGAGGTGTTTCATACTCcagttgaagaaattaaaaaggatttggaAAATCAAGGAATGACCAATGTACGCCGTATCACAATACGGCGGGATGGAAAGCTCCTTTACACCAAACATCTAATTCTGACATTTCGTTTGTCGAAATTACCGGAGTGTATTAAAGCAGGGTATATGCGTTTAGCTACCAGGCCTTATATCCCTAATCCCTTACGGTGTTTCAAGTGCCAACGTTTTGGCCAATCCGAAGTTTCCTGCCGCGGGACTGTGACTTGCGCCCGTTGTAGGGAAAATGGTCACGAAAGCTCTGAATTTACGAGGCAAGAAAAATGCACCAGCTCCAATACTTCCTTTTCACGATCATGCCCTTCCTggcaatttgaaagaaaaattgtgaagGAAAAACTGATCATCGGAATATCACATACTGAAGCCAAGAAAGCAGTCAGAGCTCGCCTGCCAACAAGTGGATTGACATATGTAGCAGCAACTAAAAGCACTCAATTCATTCCTATAATCTTAGATTCTGATTTTCGGTCGTTTCAAAATTCTCACACACCTACTGAAATGTGTCTTAAATCAGCCGAAGCGTTTATAATGTATCTTCACTCAATAAAAGtacagaaaattttgtttcaaaatgtgaaattGCTCCCACTTCACAAGCCCTATCTGAATTCTGAACTTGTCCGgaataggaaaaaattaaaaaattaaaaaaagattccaagtttaaaaatgtaaaaatataccatttttataaaactttaccCCGGAAAATATCTGATTCTGCTAAAAAGCAGGGTATGAAAACTTCtataataaaaagttcaaaaaaaagtTCAGCAAATCTACCTCTTCGGTTTTTGATAATTCTGGAAAAATAGAGAAGCCCTCAATATTATAATCTGATGCTGGAGTAAATACGAGTACTTCAAGCGCATCGGAGGACGTACTGGAATCTAATATGAGTGAAGAGCTAGAAGCCACGTCTGAAGACGACCATACTCCTCCTCCACCAACTAATGATGCTCGAAGGCCAAACAGAAGTACATTATTCCGACAAAGTACAAACACAAATAGCATTAACTTCTTTTCCTTTATTGACTCTCTATTTATCTTGGCTtgtgtttttcttatttcttaatttttaaggcATTCTGAAGGCATTTATGAATGTTTGTCTTACAAATTTCTTTTCCTGATTGTTGCACTTCGTTTTATCTTACCTACACTAAAGCTTTATCCATGAATTTACCACTTTTATTCTTTGTGCAACatttagattttacatttttagatatttaaaattttatcatgcacTTTTTATCATCGTCACCCATTTtcaccatatgtttggcgcagcttagTCTAACCAggttcttgcgccattaaaatcAATCAACCAAACAACTTCTGTCAGACTTGGCCTGCTCTCCGTCGGCAAACCTCTGCCGCCGCCTCTTGGGAGTTTATAGCTCATTCATAAACTGCTTATATAGAGAATAGGCTGCTTGGATAAACAACAATCCAGCTAAAACTGTGACTATTGTTTCACCAATCGTGAAAGACTATTTGCTTAAATATTGACAAATTGTCTTTAAATGTTGAAACTTTTCAAGATAGCCGACATCatgggtagcgtgtcttccccgtgatctaggcgttccgggttcgagttctggttcgggcatgattgttatGTTCCTTGTGTTCACTCTGTGatgtgcgtgaatgagcccccctgtaaaaaggggttgtgcaagcgtgtgtgtgtgtgctatcttcgtttgagctagaagtcagacttctgccctcgggtgctctgggatctttactctcagaagctactgcgcaaaatttgacttaaaatagtcacacgacaaaaaaaaaacctgtcaaGATCCCTACTTTGCACCTTCCTATGACACTAATCACCTAAATCCTCAAGCAGCTTTCatacgaggccaactattgcacACAATGGAAGGCCACGTCTACTTCAAGAAGATCACGTGATTTCAATTGGACATATGCAAATACTTGTTCCAGTGAGGCAATCATTTGCCATTGTGGTCACGTGATCTTCTTGAAGTAGGCATGGCCTTCGATTGTGCGTAATAGTTGGCTTCGTGTGAACGCTtcttaatacaaagaaaatagaagaaaCGGTTTTATCACAAACTGGTCACGAATCTTCTATGGGTCTTGAAAGTCATTGCCCGAACTGAACTGCAACATTCAGCATCGAAACTGACTATATGTGTTACTGAGaataaaaatcagattattaGTGAAATGATTACTGAACCGATTCTAGAATCTTCAactatacacacaaaaaaagttcAAGCCCTCCCTGTTTCAAAGATTAGAATTCGCCCTTAAGTtctaaacaaatttgaaaaaaattttgttccaaaacctttttgaatctaatttttttaaaattttgtttcaaaattgtaaaatattaatgaacaaaaatttgaaaaatattttttgaagaaatcattaagaacaagttacataaaatgttcatttcaaaTTCCAGCAACTACTGAACCAATTGGGGGCAGGTGAGTaaggaacaaaatttaaattcaatcagCCAAAGGcaagatgtttaaaatacattttcatttattttcgctTTGTTACGAAGCTAAACACAAAATATCTCATAATTTGCAAGTTCACTAGATGGAAACTTAATATAGATGGGAAAACAATTCCGCAAGTTATTTTGAATCTTTATCATAAAACGGCgtgagaaaacaaaaatatgtaaaacacaaaaactattttaatcctATACCGAGGATGTTTTACatgttttctacttttaaatggtAGCTTTGCTTATCGATAAAATGAGTGCAAGGATATAaaaggaaagtaattttaaaagaaaaaaatgttaattaaaaatttaacttagctAATTAAAATCCACTTTTAACAACCTATCGCAAATCAATTTTACTGTAACATGggcattattttattagttaattggATGCATTTATAAAGTGGATATCAAATACCATTTGATGAATTCgcaattgttatataaatttgcaCTTATGTAAAATTTGCCTTGGACAATtgaggaaataatttataatgcagCAGACTC
The window above is part of the Argiope bruennichi chromosome 7, qqArgBrue1.1, whole genome shotgun sequence genome. Proteins encoded here:
- the LOC129975419 gene encoding uncharacterized protein LOC129975419, producing MKNLASILRSASAHSTLTSSNGVVTCGEVFHTPVEEIKKDLENQGMTNVRRITIRRDGKLLYTKHLILTFRLSKLPECIKAGYMRLATRPYIPNPLRCFKCQRFGQSEVSCRGTVTCARCRENGHESSEFTRQEKCTSSNTSFSRSCPSWQFERKIVKEKLIIGISHTEAKKAVRARLPTSGLTYVAATKSTQFIPIILDSDFRSFQNSHTPTEMCLKSAEAFIMYLHSIKVQKILFQNVKLLPLHKPYLNSELVRNRKKLKN